One Carassius gibelio isolate Cgi1373 ecotype wild population from Czech Republic chromosome A7, carGib1.2-hapl.c, whole genome shotgun sequence DNA window includes the following coding sequences:
- the LOC128016656 gene encoding fibroin heavy chain-like isoform X6: protein MTAQVYCLFGSVLLCLLGSLNITDATVDLSHIAKLVKLTDLLPHQRCSSGGRGSMKPGQCPDPKNIPLSAKNCVHDGQCPDTQKCCPTTSGHGCSEPSGQGQGSCQNAGQGAGQGSGQGQGSGQGQGSGQGQGSGQGAGQGSGQGLGSGQGAGQGSGQGAGQGQGSGQGAGQGQGSGQGAGQGQGSGQGAGQGSGQGAGQGQGSGQGAGQGNGQGQGSGQGQGTGFGQGTGYGQGTGSGQGVGQGSGYGQGSGHGQGTGSGQGVGQGSGYGQGSGSGQGVGQGSGYGQGSGYGQGSGSGQGVGQGSGYGQGSGYGQGSGSGQGVGQGSGYGQGSGYGQGSGSGQGVGQGSGYGQGSGSGQGVGQGSGYGQGSGYGQGSGSGQGVGQGSGYGQGSGYGQGSGIGQGSGYGQGSGYGQGSGSGQGVGQGSGYGQGSGSGQGVGQGSGYGQGSGYGQGSGSGQGVGQGSGYGQGSGYGQGSGSGQGVGQGSGQGVGQGSGL from the exons ATGACAGCTCAAGTGTATTGCTTGTTTGGTTCGGTTTTATTGTGTCTGCTTGGGAGCTTGAACATAACCGATGCTACTGTAG ATTTGAGCCATATTGCCAAGCTGGTGAAGCTGACAGACTTGCTGCCCCATCAAAGATGTTCTTCTGGTGGTCGTGGTTCAA TGAAACCAGGTCAATGTCCTGACCCAAAGAACATTCCACTGTCTGCTAAAAACTGTGTCCATGATGGTCAGTGTCCTGAcacacagaagtgttgcccaacAACCAGTGGCCATGGATGCAGTGAAccaagcggccagggccagggaagctgTCAGAACGCgggtcagggcgccggacagggaagcggccagggtcaggga agcggccagggccagggaagcggccagggccagggcagCGGCCAGGGcgccggccagggaagcggacagggcctgggaagcggccagggcgccggccagggaagcggccagggcgccggccagggtcagggaagcggccagggcgccggccagggtcagggaagcggccagggcgccggccagggtcagggaagcggccagggcgccgGTCAGGGTAGtggacagggcgccggacagggtcagggtagcggacagggcgccggtcagggaaacggacagggccagggaagtggtcagggtcaGGGAACTGGTTTTGGCCAGGGAACCGGCTACGGCCAGGGAACTGGTAGTGGACAGGGtgttggtcagggaagtggctacggtcagggaagcggccacgGCCAGGGTACAggtagtggacagggagttggtcagggaagcggctatggccagggatctggtagtggacagggagttggtcagggaagcggctacggtcagggaagcggctacggccagggatctggtagtggacaaggagttggtcagggaagcggctacggtcagggaagcggatacggccagggatctggtagtggacagggagttggtcagggaagcggctacggtcagggaagcggctatggccagggatctggtagtggacagggagttggtcagggaagtggctatggccagggatctggtagtggacagggagttggtcagggaagcggctatggtcagggaagcggctatggccagggatctggtagtggacagggagttggtcagggaagcggctacggtcagggaagcggctacggtcagggatctggta ttggtcagggaagcggctacggtcagggaagtggctatggccagggatctggtagtggacagggagttggtcagggaagtggctatggccagggatctggtagtggacagggagttggtcagggaagcggctacggtcagggaagtggctatggccagggatctggtagtggacagggagttggtcagggaagcggctacggtcagggaagcggctatggccagggatctggtagtggacagggagttggtcagggaagcggccagggagttggccagggaagcggt
- the LOC128016656 gene encoding fibroin heavy chain-like isoform X8 produces the protein MTAQVYCLFGSVLLCLLGSLNITDATVDLSHIAKLVKLTDLLPHQRCSSGGRGSMKPGQCPDPKNIPLSAKNCVHDGQCPDTQKCCPTTSGHGCSEPSGQGQGSCQNAGQGAGQGSGQGQGSGQGQGSGQGQGSGQGAGQGSGQGLGSGQGAGQGSGQGAGQGQGSGQGAGQGQGSGQGAGQGQGSGQGAGQGSGQGAGQGQGSGQGAGQGNGQGQGSGQGQGTGFGQGTGYGQGTGSGQGVGQGSGYGQGSGHGQGTGSGQGVGQGSGYGQGSGSGQGVGQGSGYGQGSGYGQGSGSGQGVGQGSGYGQGSGYGQGSGSGQGVGQGSGYGQGSGYGQGSGSGQGVGQGSGYGQGSGSGQGVGQGSGYGQGSGYGQGSGIGQGSGYGQGSGSGQGVGQGSGYGQGSGYGQGSGSGQGVGQGSGYGQGSGSGQGVGQGSGYGQGSGYGQGSGSGQGVGQGSGYGQGSGYGQGSGSGQGVGQGSGQGVGQGSGL, from the exons ATGACAGCTCAAGTGTATTGCTTGTTTGGTTCGGTTTTATTGTGTCTGCTTGGGAGCTTGAACATAACCGATGCTACTGTAG ATTTGAGCCATATTGCCAAGCTGGTGAAGCTGACAGACTTGCTGCCCCATCAAAGATGTTCTTCTGGTGGTCGTGGTTCAA TGAAACCAGGTCAATGTCCTGACCCAAAGAACATTCCACTGTCTGCTAAAAACTGTGTCCATGATGGTCAGTGTCCTGAcacacagaagtgttgcccaacAACCAGTGGCCATGGATGCAGTGAAccaagcggccagggccagggaagctgTCAGAACGCgggtcagggcgccggacagggaagcggccagggtcaggga agcggccagggccagggaagcggccagggccagggcagCGGCCAGGGcgccggccagggaagcggacagggcctgggaagcggccagggcgccggccagggaagcggccagggcgccggccagggtcagggaagcggccagggcgccggccagggtcagggaagcggccagggcgccggccagggtcagggaagcggccagggcgccgGTCAGGGTAGtggacagggcgccggacagggtcagggtagcggacagggcgccggtcagggaaacggacagggccagggaagtggtcagggtcaGGGAACTGGTTTTGGCCAGGGAACCGGCTACGGCCAGGGAACTGGTAGTGGACAGGGtgttggtcagggaagtggctacggtcagggaagcggccacgGCCAGGGTACAggtagtggacagggagttggtcagggaagcggctatggccagggatctggtagtggacagggagttggtcagggaagcggctacggtcagggaagcggctacggccagggatctggtagtggacaaggagttggtcagggaagcggctacggtcagggaagcggatacggccagggatctggtagtggacagggagttggtcagggaagcggctacggtcagggaagcggctatggccagggatctggtagtggacagggagttggtcagggaagtggctatggccagggatctggtagtggacagggagttggtcagggaagcggctatggtcagggaagcggctatggccagggatctggta ttggtcagggaagcggctatggccagggatctggtagtggacagggagttggtcagggaagcggctacggtcagggaagtggctatggccagggatctggtagtggacagggagttggtcagggaagtggctatggccagggatctggtagtggacagggagttggtcagggaagcggctacggtcagggaagtggctatggccagggatctggtagtggacagggagttggtcagggaagcggctacggtcagggaagcggctatggccagggatctggtagtggacagggagttggtcagggaagcggccagggagttggccagggaagcggt
- the LOC128016656 gene encoding fibroin heavy chain-like isoform X4 encodes MTAQVYCLFGSVLLCLLGSLNITDATVDLSHIAKLVKLTDLLPHQRCSSGGRGSMKPGQCPDPKNIPLSAKNCVHDGQCPDTQKCCPTTSGHGCSEPSGQGQGSCQNAGQGAGQGSGQGQGSGQGQGSGQGQGSGQGAGQGSGQGLGSGQGAGQGSGQGAGQGQGSGQGAGQGQGSGQGAGQGQGSGQGAGQGSGQGAGQGQGSGQGAGQGNGQGQGSGQGQGTGFGQGTGYGQGTGSGQGVGQGSGYGQGSGHGQGTGSGQGVGQGSGYGQGSGSGQGVGQGSGYGQGSGYGQGSGSGQGVGQGSGYGQGSGYGQGSGSGQGVGQGSGYGQGSGYGQGSGSGQGVGQGSGYGQGSGSGQGVGQGSGYGQGSGYGQGSGIGQGSGYGQGSGYGQGSGSGQGVGQGSGYGQGSGSGQGVGQGSGYGQGSGYGQGSGSGQGVGQGSGYGQGSGSGQGVGQGSGYGQGSGYGQGSGSGQGVGQGSGYGQGSGYGQGSGSGQGVGQGSGQGVGQGSGL; translated from the exons ATGACAGCTCAAGTGTATTGCTTGTTTGGTTCGGTTTTATTGTGTCTGCTTGGGAGCTTGAACATAACCGATGCTACTGTAG ATTTGAGCCATATTGCCAAGCTGGTGAAGCTGACAGACTTGCTGCCCCATCAAAGATGTTCTTCTGGTGGTCGTGGTTCAA TGAAACCAGGTCAATGTCCTGACCCAAAGAACATTCCACTGTCTGCTAAAAACTGTGTCCATGATGGTCAGTGTCCTGAcacacagaagtgttgcccaacAACCAGTGGCCATGGATGCAGTGAAccaagcggccagggccagggaagctgTCAGAACGCgggtcagggcgccggacagggaagcggccagggtcaggga agcggccagggccagggaagcggccagggccagggcagCGGCCAGGGcgccggccagggaagcggacagggcctgggaagcggccagggcgccggccagggaagcggccagggcgccggccagggtcagggaagcggccagggcgccggccagggtcagggaagcggccagggcgccggccagggtcagggaagcggccagggcgccgGTCAGGGTAGtggacagggcgccggacagggtcagggtagcggacagggcgccggtcagggaaacggacagggccagggaagtggtcagggtcaGGGAACTGGTTTTGGCCAGGGAACCGGCTACGGCCAGGGAACTGGTAGTGGACAGGGtgttggtcagggaagtggctacggtcagggaagcggccacgGCCAGGGTACAggtagtggacagggagttggtcagggaagcggctatggccagggatctggtagtggacagggagttggtcagggaagcggctacggtcagggaagcggctacggccagggatctggtagtggacaaggagttggtcagggaagcggctacggtcagggaagcggatacggccagggatctggtagtggacagggagttggtcagggaagcggctacggtcagggaagcggctatggccagggatctggtagtggacagggagttggtcagggaagtggctatggccagggatctggtagtggacagggagttggtcagggaagcggctatggtcagggaagcggctatggccagggatctggta ttggtcagggaagcggctacggtcagggaagcggctatggccagggatctggtagtggacagggagttggtcagggaagcggctatggccagggatctggtagtggacagggagttggtcagggaagcggctacggtcagggaagtggctatggccagggatctggtagtggacagggagttggtcagggaagtggctatggccagggatctggtagtggacagggagttggtcagggaagcggctacggtcagggaagtggctatggccagggatctggtagtggacagggagttggtcagggaagcggctacggtcagggaagcggctatggccagggatctggtagtggacagggagttggtcagggaagcggccagggagttggccagggaagcggt
- the LOC128016656 gene encoding fibroin heavy chain-like isoform X3 gives MTAQVYCLFGSVLLCLLGSLNITDATVDLSHIAKLVKLTDLLPHQRCSSGGRGSMKPGQCPDPKNIPLSAKNCVHDGQCPDTQKCCPTTSGHGCSEPSGQGQGSCQNAGQGAGQGSGQGQGSGQGQGSGQGQGSGQGAGQGSGQGLGSGQGAGQGSGQGAGQGQGSGQGAGQGQGSGQGAGQGQGSGQGAGQGSGQGAGQGQGSGQGAGQGNGQGQGSGQGQGTGFGQGTGYGQGTGSGQGVGQGSGYGQGSGHGQGTGSGQGVGQGSGYGQGSGSGQGVGQGSGYGQGSGYGQGSGSGQGVGQGSGYGQGSGYGQGSGSGQGVGQGSGYGQGSGYGQGSGSGQGVGQGSGYGQGSGSGQGVGQGSGYGQGSGYGQGSGSGQGVGQGSGYGQGSGYGQGSGSGQGSGSGQGVGQGSGYGQGSGYGQGSGSGQGVGQGSGYGQGSGIGQGSGYGQGSGSGQGVGQGSGYGQGSGYGQGSGSGQGVGQGSGYGQGSGYGQGSGSGQGVGQGSGQGVGQGSGL, from the exons ATGACAGCTCAAGTGTATTGCTTGTTTGGTTCGGTTTTATTGTGTCTGCTTGGGAGCTTGAACATAACCGATGCTACTGTAG ATTTGAGCCATATTGCCAAGCTGGTGAAGCTGACAGACTTGCTGCCCCATCAAAGATGTTCTTCTGGTGGTCGTGGTTCAA TGAAACCAGGTCAATGTCCTGACCCAAAGAACATTCCACTGTCTGCTAAAAACTGTGTCCATGATGGTCAGTGTCCTGAcacacagaagtgttgcccaacAACCAGTGGCCATGGATGCAGTGAAccaagcggccagggccagggaagctgTCAGAACGCgggtcagggcgccggacagggaagcggccagggtcaggga agcggccagggccagggaagcggccagggccagggcagCGGCCAGGGcgccggccagggaagcggacagggcctgggaagcggccagggcgccggccagggaagcggccagggcgccggccagggtcagggaagcggccagggcgccggccagggtcagggaagcggccagggcgccggccagggtcagggaagcggccagggcgccgGTCAGGGTAGtggacagggcgccggacagggtcagggtagcggacagggcgccggtcagggaaacggacagggccagggaagtggtcagggtcaGGGAACTGGTTTTGGCCAGGGAACCGGCTACGGCCAGGGAACTGGTAGTGGACAGGGtgttggtcagggaagtggctacggtcagggaagcggccacgGCCAGGGTACAggtagtggacagggagttggtcagggaagcggctatggccagggatctggtagtggacagggagttggtcagggaagcggctacggtcagggaagcggctacggccagggatctggtagtggacaaggagttggtcagggaagcggctacggtcagggaagcggatacggccagggatctggtagtggacagggagttggtcagggaagcggctacggtcagggaagcggctatggccagggatctggtagtggacagggagttggtcagggaagtggctatggccagggatctggtagtggacagggagttggtcagggaagcggctatggtcagggaagcggctatggccagggatctggtagtggacagggagttggtcagggaagcggctacggtcagggaagcggctacggtcagggatctggtagtggccagggatctggtagtggacagggagttggtcagggaagcggctacggtcagggaagcggctatggccagggatctggtagtggacagggagttggtcagggaagcggctatggccagggatctggta ttggtcagggaagtggctatggccagggatctggtagtggacagggagttggtcagggaagcggctacggtcagggaagtggctatggccagggatctggtagtggacagggagttggtcagggaagcggctacggtcagggaagcggctatggccagggatctggtagtggacagggagttggtcagggaagcggccagggagttggccagggaagcggt
- the LOC128016656 gene encoding fibroin heavy chain-like isoform X5, with protein sequence MTAQVYCLFGSVLLCLLGSLNITDATVDLSHIAKLVKLTDLLPHQRCSSGGRGSMKPGQCPDPKNIPLSAKNCVHDGQCPDTQKCCPTTSGHGCSEPSGQGQGSCQNAGQGAGQGSGQGQGSGQGQGSGQGQGSGQGAGQGSGQGLGSGQGAGQGSGQGAGQGQGSGQGAGQGQGSGQGAGQGQGSGQGAGQGSGQGAGQGQGSGQGAGQGNGQGQGSGQGQGTGFGQGTGYGQGTGSGQGVGQGSGYGQGSGHGQGTGSGQGVGQGSGYGQGSGSGQGVGQGSGYGQGSGYGQGSGSGQGVGQGSGYGQGSGYGQGSGSGQGVGQGSGYGQGSGYGQGSGSGQGVGQGSGYGQGSGSGQGVGQGSGYGQGSGYGQGSGSGQGVGQGSGYGQGSGYGQGSGSGQGSGSGQGVGQGSGYGQGSGYGQGSGSGQGVGQGSGYGQGSGIGQGSGYGQGSGYGQGSGSGQGVGQGSGYGQGSGYGQGSGSGQGVGQGSGQGVGQGSGL encoded by the exons ATGACAGCTCAAGTGTATTGCTTGTTTGGTTCGGTTTTATTGTGTCTGCTTGGGAGCTTGAACATAACCGATGCTACTGTAG ATTTGAGCCATATTGCCAAGCTGGTGAAGCTGACAGACTTGCTGCCCCATCAAAGATGTTCTTCTGGTGGTCGTGGTTCAA TGAAACCAGGTCAATGTCCTGACCCAAAGAACATTCCACTGTCTGCTAAAAACTGTGTCCATGATGGTCAGTGTCCTGAcacacagaagtgttgcccaacAACCAGTGGCCATGGATGCAGTGAAccaagcggccagggccagggaagctgTCAGAACGCgggtcagggcgccggacagggaagcggccagggtcaggga agcggccagggccagggaagcggccagggccagggcagCGGCCAGGGcgccggccagggaagcggacagggcctgggaagcggccagggcgccggccagggaagcggccagggcgccggccagggtcagggaagcggccagggcgccggccagggtcagggaagcggccagggcgccggccagggtcagggaagcggccagggcgccgGTCAGGGTAGtggacagggcgccggacagggtcagggtagcggacagggcgccggtcagggaaacggacagggccagggaagtggtcagggtcaGGGAACTGGTTTTGGCCAGGGAACCGGCTACGGCCAGGGAACTGGTAGTGGACAGGGtgttggtcagggaagtggctacggtcagggaagcggccacgGCCAGGGTACAggtagtggacagggagttggtcagggaagcggctatggccagggatctggtagtggacagggagttggtcagggaagcggctacggtcagggaagcggctacggccagggatctggtagtggacaaggagttggtcagggaagcggctacggtcagggaagcggatacggccagggatctggtagtggacagggagttggtcagggaagcggctacggtcagggaagcggctatggccagggatctggtagtggacagggagttggtcagggaagtggctatggccagggatctggtagtggacagggagttggtcagggaagcggctatggtcagggaagcggctatggccagggatctggtagtggacagggagttggtcagggaagcggctacggtcagggaagcggctacggtcagggatctggtagtggccagggatctggtagtggacagggagttggtcagggaagcggctacggtcagggaagcggctatggccagggatctggtagtggacagggagttggtcagggaagcggctatggccagggatctggta ttggtcagggaagcggctacggtcagggaagtggctatggccagggatctggtagtggacagggagttggtcagggaagcggctacggtcagggaagcggctatggccagggatctggtagtggacagggagttggtcagggaagcggccagggagttggccagggaagcggt
- the LOC128016656 gene encoding fibroin heavy chain-like isoform X2 has product MTAQVYCLFGSVLLCLLGSLNITDATVDLSHIAKLVKLTDLLPHQRCSSGGRGSMKPGQCPDPKNIPLSAKNCVHDGQCPDTQKCCPTTSGHGCSEPSGQGQGSCQNAGQGAGQGSGQGQGSGQGQGSGQGQGSGQGAGQGSGQGLGSGQGAGQGSGQGAGQGQGSGQGAGQGQGSGQGAGQGQGSGQGAGQGSGQGAGQGQGSGQGAGQGNGQGQGSGQGQGTGFGQGTGYGQGTGSGQGVGQGSGYGQGSGHGQGTGSGQGVGQGSGYGQGSGSGQGVGQGSGYGQGSGYGQGSGSGQGVGQGSGYGQGSGYGQGSGSGQGVGQGSGYGQGSGYGQGSGSGQGVGQGSGYGQGSGSGQGVGQGSGYGQGSGYGQGSGSGQGVGQGSGYGQGSGYGQGSGSGQGSGSGQGVGQGSGYGQGSGYGQGSGSGQGVGQGSGYGQGSGSGQGVGQGSGYGQGSGYGQGSGSGQGVGQGSGYGQGSGSGQGVGQGSGYGQGSGYGQGSGSGQGVGQGSGYGQGSGYGQGSGSGQGVGQGSGQGVGQGSGL; this is encoded by the exons ATGACAGCTCAAGTGTATTGCTTGTTTGGTTCGGTTTTATTGTGTCTGCTTGGGAGCTTGAACATAACCGATGCTACTGTAG ATTTGAGCCATATTGCCAAGCTGGTGAAGCTGACAGACTTGCTGCCCCATCAAAGATGTTCTTCTGGTGGTCGTGGTTCAA TGAAACCAGGTCAATGTCCTGACCCAAAGAACATTCCACTGTCTGCTAAAAACTGTGTCCATGATGGTCAGTGTCCTGAcacacagaagtgttgcccaacAACCAGTGGCCATGGATGCAGTGAAccaagcggccagggccagggaagctgTCAGAACGCgggtcagggcgccggacagggaagcggccagggtcaggga agcggccagggccagggaagcggccagggccagggcagCGGCCAGGGcgccggccagggaagcggacagggcctgggaagcggccagggcgccggccagggaagcggccagggcgccggccagggtcagggaagcggccagggcgccggccagggtcagggaagcggccagggcgccggccagggtcagggaagcggccagggcgccgGTCAGGGTAGtggacagggcgccggacagggtcagggtagcggacagggcgccggtcagggaaacggacagggccagggaagtggtcagggtcaGGGAACTGGTTTTGGCCAGGGAACCGGCTACGGCCAGGGAACTGGTAGTGGACAGGGtgttggtcagggaagtggctacggtcagggaagcggccacgGCCAGGGTACAggtagtggacagggagttggtcagggaagcggctatggccagggatctggtagtggacagggagttggtcagggaagcggctacggtcagggaagcggctacggccagggatctggtagtggacaaggagttggtcagggaagcggctacggtcagggaagcggatacggccagggatctggtagtggacagggagttggtcagggaagcggctacggtcagggaagcggctatggccagggatctggtagtggacagggagttggtcagggaagtggctatggccagggatctggtagtggacagggagttggtcagggaagcggctatggtcagggaagcggctatggccagggatctggtagtggacagggagttggtcagggaagcggctacggtcagggaagcggctacggtcagggatctggtagtggccagggatctggtagtggacagggagttggtcagggaagcggctacggtcagggaagcggctatggccagggatctggtagtggacagggagttggtcagggaagcggctatggccagggatctggtagtggacagggagttggtcagggaagcggctacggtcagggaagtggctatggccagggatctggtagtggacagggagttggtcagggaagtggctatggccagggatctggtagtggacagggagttggtcagggaagcggctacggtcagggaagtggctatggccagggatctggtagtggacagggagttggtcagggaagcggctacggtcagggaagcggctatggccagggatctggtagtggacagggagttggtcagggaagcggccagggagttggccagggaagcggt